The Acidobacteriaceae bacterium nucleotide sequence GGAGGGATGTCGATCGCGGCTTTCAGAGTTCAGAGTATGGAGTTCTCGCGAACTCTTCGCACAGGAGATAAAGATGACGAATGCAAAGACACTGCCAACCGGCGTCCTCAGCCTTGAAGAGGTGCGCTCCGTCTCACCCGCACTTGCGGCATACACCGAAGGTGCCCTTCTGAACGGACTCTGGTCGCGACCGGCACTGTCCTCCCGCGACCGCAGCCTTCTCACCGTGGCTGCGCTCATTGCGCGCATTCAGACCATTGAGATGCCGTTTCACTTTGCGCTCGCGCTCGACAACGGCGTCAGGCCGTCAGAGCTATCAGAGGCGATCACGCATCTTGCGTTCTACTCCGGTTGGGCGAATGCCATGTCTGCAGTTGCTGTAGCCAAGGATATCTTTCATCAGCGTGGCATTCGGCAGGATCAACTTCCACCTGCCAAAGATAAGCCTTTGCCCGTCGATCAAGCGGCAGAGGACAAGCGGGCCACGGTAGTTGCTGGCAATTTTGCCGCGATCACTCCAGGCCTGGTGCAGAACACCACGGACCTGCTCTTCCTCGATCTCTGGCTTCGTCCTGCACTGGCACCGCGTGACCGCAGTTTGATTACAGTGAGTGCTCTCATCGCTGCCGGGCAGGTTGCACAGATTCCCTTTCACCTTGGCCGTGCCATGGACAACGGTCTGACGGCAGAGGAAGCAGGAGAAATTGTCACGCACATCGCCTTTTACGCAGGTTGGCCGAACGCTTTCTCCGCTGCGCCCGTGGTGAAGGATGTTCTTGAGAAGAGAGCGAAGTAAGGAGAATGTTAGTGAGCATGTGGCAAAAAGAAGAATTCGACAAAACAGCAGCGACTGATGATTTGCATATCACTGCCTACCGCAAAGATGCCAGGACGTTGGGCACGCCTACCTGGATCTGGTCAGTGCGGGTGGATGACAATCTCTACGTGCGGGCCTACAACAGCCAATCTTCGTCGTGGTATCAAGCCTGCCAACAGAAGGCTGGACAGATCAAGGCGGCAGGACTTGTCAAAGACGTTACCTTGGAGCTCGTTCCGGAGAGCACGAACAGAAAATTGATGCAGCTTATAAGGAGAAAGACAGCAGCAATGCCTATCTTGCTCCTATGATTGGCGACAGAGCGAGCTCCGCCACAGTGAAAAATCACCCCAGTCGCACTCTCCTTGTCTTCCATGAAAGGAAGAGCAACACAACCGGCCTCCTGGCTAAAGGAAATCAGGTATGAAGATTCAACGAGTAGGTTCGCAGCCCTCGGCCAAAGGGCCAGAGGATTACTTCACAGGAGCGGTCCGCGTTGATGCGCTCTTCAAATCCGAAGAGCCCGGTCGCTCCTCTGCAGGGCTGGTGACCTTTGAGCCGGGGGCACGCACCGCGTGGCATACGCATCCTCTCGGTCAGGCAATTCTCATCACGGCAGGGTGCGGTTGGGTGCAGCATGAGGGTGGGCCCATCGAAGAAGTTCATCCAGGCGATTCTGTCTGGTTCCCTGCTGGGGAGAAGCACTGGCATGGAGCGACTCCAACAACCGGTATGTCGCACATCGCCGTAACGGAGTGGATGGATGGCAAAGTTGCTGAGTGGCTGGAGAAGGTATCGGACGAACAGTACCGCAAGGTCTGAGGCGCATCGTACAAAGGGCATTATGTGCGCTCCTCTGGCGCACATAATGCTTAACTGTGCAGAGGTAGTCCGATGGGCAAGAAGAACGGAGTATCTCCTGCGGTATTTGCATCATACAAATGATGAGCAGGATGACTCTGTACTTTTACATTATGAAAACGTATTCGAGTCTTTGATCTTCACCTGCCGAAATTGGTTTCATCTGCCCCTGAATTCAATACTCTGATGCCTGCAAGCACGAGGAGGTTCCAACATGTCTGACCACGAAGATCGTCCACTGACATCGCTTGAAAAGCTAAGTCGCCGCTCGTTTCTGACGCGCGCTGGTGCTGCGGGTGTCGCTACCGCAACAGCTACCATCGCGGCTCCTCTGGCAGCCGCAGCGGTTGAAGCCAGATCTCCCGCACAAGAGACGCTGCCTGCCGTTATCCCCGGTACGGTGCCGATTACGCTCAAGGTCAACGGCGAGGTGCATCGCATCCAGGTCGATCCGCGAGCTACCGTTCTTGACACCCTGCGCGAGACGCTACATCTGACCGGCACGAAAAAAGGCTGCGACCACGGCCAGTGTGGTGCGTGCACCGTTCATGTCGATGGCAAGCGTGCTAATAGCTGCCTGCTCTTTGCGACGATGCAGCAAGGGCATGAGATCACCACCATCGAGGGCCTTGGTACACCGGAGAAGATGCATCCCATGCAGGCTGCTTTCGTGGAACACGACGGCTACCAGTGCGGCTACTGCACCAGTGGACAGATCATGTCTGCAGTAGCCCTGTTGCACGAGCCTTGCGGTCCCACAGATAACGACGTGAAGGAAGCACTCAGTGGCAACATCTGTCGCTGCGGCGCCTACCCCAACATCGTTACCGCCGTGCAAAGCTGCCGCACACGATCCAACGCGTAAAGGAGTCAGACCGATGCAACCCTTCGAACTCATCACCGCCGCCAGCATCCCTGACGCGATCAAAGCGCAGTCAAGCTCCCCAACGGCACAGCAAGGTGCGAAGATTCGCTTCATCGCAGGCGGGACGAACCTTGTTGACTTCATGAAGCTCAACGTTGAAACGCCAGCGAAGCTCGTAGACATCAACGGCCTGCCGCTGAATCACGTGGAGCGAAGCGAAACAGGTGGTCTGACGATCGGCGCACTCGCGCGCAATACCGACGTTGCGAACCATGCTGACGTCAAAGCGCAGTACCCTGTGCTCTCTGAGGCCATCCTAAGTGGTGCTTCGGCGCAACTGCGCAACATGGCCTCCACCGCAGGCAACCTGCTGCAGAAAACCCGCTGTGTCTACTACCGAGACACGGCCTACGCCTGCAACAAACGCCAACCGGGTTCCGGTTGCTCGGCCATCGGCGGACACAACCGCATGCTCGCCATCCTGGGCACCAGTGAGAAGTGCATCGCGTCCAATCCCTCGGACCAGAACGTCGCTCTCGCGGCGCTCGAGGCGACGATTCATGTGGCCGGCACAAAGGGTAATCGCGCCATCCCCATCGCGGAGTTCTACACGCTACCAGGCAACACGCCCGAGCGCGAAACGGTGCTCGAACCCGGCGATCTTGTGACGCATGTCTCCATCCCGGCATTGCCTGCGGGCGCAAAGAGTGTCTACCTCAAGCTCCGCGATCGCGCGTCGTATGAATTCGCTCTCGCTTCCGCAGCCATCGTGCTCAAGACCAACGGTGATCGTATTGAGTTCGTCCGCGTCGCGATGGGCGGCGTTGGAGCGATCCCCTGGCGCAGCCACGAGGCAGAGAAAGCACTCCTCGGCAAGTCGGCCACGCCCTTGCACTTCCGCGCAGCGGCAGAGGCCGCACTGCACGTAGCACGTCCACAATCGCAGAACGGCTTCAAAATAGAACTCGCGAAACGCTGCCTGACTGCAGCTCTCACACAAGCCGCACAGCTCAAGGCATAACGGAGGCGACGATGATTTTCGACCAGCAGCACGCACCGAAGCAGGCAGACGTCACCGAGAGCAATATCATCGGTAAGCCGCAGTCGCGCATCGATGGGCCTTTCAAAACCACTGGCGCTGCCATGTACTCGTCCGACCATCACTTTGATAGGCTGGTCTTTGCATGGCCGACCACAGCGACCATCAGTAGTGGAACGATCCGCAGCATGGACACGTCCGTTGCGGAGAAGATGCCGGGTGTTCTAGCCATATATCACCACGGCAATATCGGCCCGCTCTATCGCACCCCACCGGCTGCGGGTATGAGCATGATCCTCGACGAGAGGCGGCCACCGCTTGAAGATACGACCGTCCGTTACTACGGTCAATACGTTGCTGTTGCCGTGGCGCAAACAGTCGAGCAGGCACGCGCCGCCGCCGAAGCGATCAAGGTGACCTATGTAAAGTCACAGCACAACACCAGCAATCATCTCCTGGGTGATGTCGAGAAAAAGGGAAAGAAGAACGTCACCAAACGTGGAGACACCTCCACAGCCATTGCTTCTGCACCGATCAAGCACGACGCCGTCTACACCACACCTGCCGAGACGCATAACCCGATCGAGTTGCATGCCTCGGTAGCTGTATACAAAAACGGCAAATTCACTCTCTACGAGACCACGCAGGCCGTCGTGAACTCCCGCGATGTTCTGGCAGCGCAACTTGGCGTTCCTCCTGAGCACGTACAGGTCATCACACGCTTCCTGGGCTCAGGCTTCGGCGGCAAGCTCTGGCCCTGGCCTCATGCATCCCTCGCGGCCGCCTGCGCACGCAATCTCAATCGTCCAGTAAAGCTTGTCGTCTCCCGCTCCATGATGTTCCAGAGCGTGGGACATCGCCCGGCCATCGATCAGCGCATCCAACTTGTCGCAGACAACAGCGGTAAGCTTCTCGCCATCGAGCAGGACTATGTAAACCACACCAGCATCCTCGATGATTACGACGAAGGTTGCGGTGAGGCAACGGGCTTTCTTTACTCTTGTCCGAACGTACTCGTCAGCGGTGGGCTCGCTCGACGGAATGTCGGAACACCGACCTCGATGCGCGGTCCCGGTGCCGTACCCGGCCTCTACGCACTGGAGTCCGCCGTGGATGAGCTTGCCATCAAACTCAAGATGGATCCCGTGAAGCTGCGGCAGATGAATGAGCCGCAGATGGATGAGAGCACCGGGCAACAGTTCTCTTCCCGCCACTTGCAGGAGTGCATCAGTAGAGGTGCCGAGAGTTTCGGCTGGTCCAAGCGCAATGCGGCTATCGGCTCGATGAAGAATGCTGACGGCATGGTCCTCGGCTGGGGCATGGCCGCTTGTACCTGGATCGCCGTTCGTACTGAGGCTGAAGCCACCGTCGAACTCCTGGGGGATGGAAGCGCCCGCGTAACCTGCGGTACGCAGGACATCGGTACCGGCACGTACACGGTCATCGCTCAGATGGTTTCTCACGAGACCGGCGTTCCTATTAATAAGGTCGATGTTGTACTCGGTGACTCCAGTTTGCCGCCGGGCCCCATCAGCGGAGGCTCCTGGGCCACCGCATCGGTCACGCCAGCCGTTCTCGTCGCAGCACAAAAAGCCACACAGCAACTTCTGGTAGCCGCGG carries:
- a CDS encoding carboxymuconolactone decarboxylase family protein, with product MTNAKTLPTGVLSLEEVRSVSPALAAYTEGALLNGLWSRPALSSRDRSLLTVAALIARIQTIEMPFHFALALDNGVRPSELSEAITHLAFYSGWANAMSAVAVAKDIFHQRGIRQDQLPPAKDKPLPVDQAAEDKRATVVAGNFAAITPGLVQNTTDLLFLDLWLRPALAPRDRSLITVSALIAAGQVAQIPFHLGRAMDNGLTAEEAGEIVTHIAFYAGWPNAFSAAPVVKDVLEKRAK
- a CDS encoding DUF2255 family protein; translation: MWQKEEFDKTAATDDLHITAYRKDARTLGTPTWIWSVRVDDNLYVRAYNSQSSSWYQACQQKAGQIKAAGLVKDVTLELVPESTNRKLMQLIRRKTAAMPILLL
- a CDS encoding cupin domain-containing protein — its product is MKIQRVGSQPSAKGPEDYFTGAVRVDALFKSEEPGRSSAGLVTFEPGARTAWHTHPLGQAILITAGCGWVQHEGGPIEEVHPGDSVWFPAGEKHWHGATPTTGMSHIAVTEWMDGKVAEWLEKVSDEQYRKV
- a CDS encoding (2Fe-2S)-binding protein, whose product is MSDHEDRPLTSLEKLSRRSFLTRAGAAGVATATATIAAPLAAAAVEARSPAQETLPAVIPGTVPITLKVNGEVHRIQVDPRATVLDTLRETLHLTGTKKGCDHGQCGACTVHVDGKRANSCLLFATMQQGHEITTIEGLGTPEKMHPMQAAFVEHDGYQCGYCTSGQIMSAVALLHEPCGPTDNDVKEALSGNICRCGAYPNIVTAVQSCRTRSNA
- a CDS encoding xanthine dehydrogenase family protein subunit M, whose amino-acid sequence is MQPFELITAASIPDAIKAQSSSPTAQQGAKIRFIAGGTNLVDFMKLNVETPAKLVDINGLPLNHVERSETGGLTIGALARNTDVANHADVKAQYPVLSEAILSGASAQLRNMASTAGNLLQKTRCVYYRDTAYACNKRQPGSGCSAIGGHNRMLAILGTSEKCIASNPSDQNVALAALEATIHVAGTKGNRAIPIAEFYTLPGNTPERETVLEPGDLVTHVSIPALPAGAKSVYLKLRDRASYEFALASAAIVLKTNGDRIEFVRVAMGGVGAIPWRSHEAEKALLGKSATPLHFRAAAEAALHVARPQSQNGFKIELAKRCLTAALTQAAQLKA
- a CDS encoding xanthine dehydrogenase family protein molybdopterin-binding subunit, producing the protein MIFDQQHAPKQADVTESNIIGKPQSRIDGPFKTTGAAMYSSDHHFDRLVFAWPTTATISSGTIRSMDTSVAEKMPGVLAIYHHGNIGPLYRTPPAAGMSMILDERRPPLEDTTVRYYGQYVAVAVAQTVEQARAAAEAIKVTYVKSQHNTSNHLLGDVEKKGKKNVTKRGDTSTAIASAPIKHDAVYTTPAETHNPIELHASVAVYKNGKFTLYETTQAVVNSRDVLAAQLGVPPEHVQVITRFLGSGFGGKLWPWPHASLAAACARNLNRPVKLVVSRSMMFQSVGHRPAIDQRIQLVADNSGKLLAIEQDYVNHTSILDDYDEGCGEATGFLYSCPNVLVSGGLARRNVGTPTSMRGPGAVPGLYALESAVDELAIKLKMDPVKLRQMNEPQMDESTGQQFSSRHLQECISRGAESFGWSKRNAAIGSMKNADGMVLGWGMAACTWIAVRTEAEATVELLGDGSARVTCGTQDIGTGTYTVIAQMVSHETGVPINKVDVVLGDSSLPPGPISGGSWATASVTPAVLVAAQKATQQLLVAAASATASPFHGKDVKELEFANRGVQLTGQPDTHVTIAEIIRMANVKAIAGQGKSQGTMGDPNLKLSFHSYGAQFVEVTWQPEIARLRVSRVVTVIDAGRMINPRAARNQIEGAVVMGVGMAMLEATEYDQRSGAPINSSLADYIVATNADHPHIDVTFLNYPDYNLNAIGARGVGEIGLAGIAAAIANAVHHATGTRVRNLPIRIEDLL